Proteins encoded by one window of Taeniopygia guttata chromosome 1A, bTaeGut7.mat, whole genome shotgun sequence:
- the FGL2 gene encoding fibroleukin → MQALPPISENSVGCLITHRLRAALIKLFHFCILPHTASFSVKMKLLIYIVLLKSTLLALTNVFAVILEEEENAKEAKLTETCPIKLKTNRKCDEGEDCPYQINLPPMTIQIPKEFKLLEKTLKEVQTLKESVNKLKKCCQDCKLQADDNQERDRSNEFLLPNTAENSESQDNRVQELQSKVNRMATSLKNAKSQIQTLQGRLEKLSLINMNNVEHYVDSKVANLTFAVNNLDNKCSSKCPAMQARPVIQIMQRDCADHYTAGRRSNGIYRISPDPRNESFEVYCDMQTQGGGWTVLQRRQDGSTNFNRTWNDYKHGFGNLSREFWLGNDKIHLLTKSQEMQLRIDLEDFNGIREYAKYDHFYVANEYLKYRLSVHGYSGTAGDALHYSRHYNHDQKFFTTPDKDNDRYPSGNCGAYYSSGWWFDACLSANLNGKYYHKKYKGVRNGIFWGTWHGISDDTPTGYRQSFKSVKIMIRPKSFVQ, encoded by the exons ATGCAAGCACTCCCACCCATTTCTGAGAACAGTGTAGGCTGTCTGATAACTCACAGGCTTCGAGCTGCCCTTATAAAGTTGTTCCACTTCTGTATACTTCCTCATACTGCTAGTTTCTCGGTGAAGATGAAGCTCCTCATTTACATAGTCTTGCTGAAGTCAACTCTCCTTGCTTTAACAAATGTTTTTGCAGTAATTTTAGAAGAGGAAGAGAATGCTAAAGAAGCAAAACTTACTGAGACTTGTCCCATAAAGCTCAAAACTAATCGGAAATGTGATGAAGGAGAGGATTGTCCTTATCAGATAAATTTGCCTCCGATGACCATTCAGATACCCAAAGAATTCAAACTGCTTGAGAAGACTCTCAAAGAAGTACAGACCCTTAAAGAATCAGTAAACAAGCTGAAAAAATGCTGCCAAGATTGCAAGCTGCAAGCAGATGACAACCAGGAAAGAGACAGAAGTAATGAATTCCTGCTACCCAACACTGCAGAAAACAGCGAAAGCCAAGATAACAGAGTACAGGAACTGCAAAGCAAAGTTAACAGAATGGCAACCAGcttaaaaaatgcaaagagcCAGATTCAGACACTGCAGGGTCGTTTAGAGAAGCTGAGCCTCATAAACATGAACAATGTGGAACATTATGTTGACAGCAAAGTTGCAAATTTGACATTTGCTGTGAACAACCTGGATAACAAATGTTCTTCTAAGTGCCCAGCAATGCAAGCAAGACCTG TTATACAAATAATGCAGAGAGACTGTGCTGACCATTAcacagcagggagaaggagTAATGGAATCTACAGGATTAGCCCTGATCCCAGAAACGAGAGCTTTGAAGTTTACTGTGACATGCAAACACAAGGAGGCGGCTGGACAGTGCTGCAGCGGCGTCAGGATGGCAGCACGAACTTCAACAGAACCTGGAATGACTACAAACATGGCTTTGGCAACCTCAGCAGGGAGTTCTGGCTAGGCAATGACAAAATTCACCTCCTGACAAAGAGCCAGGAAATGCAACTGAGAATCGATCTCGAAGATTTCAATGGGATCAGAGAATATGCCAAGTACGACCACTTCTACGTGGCCAACGAGTACCTCAAGTACCGTCTCAGCGTCCACGGCTACAGCGGCACCGCAGGAGATGCCCTCCACTATAGCAGGCACTACAACCACGACCAAAAGTTCTTTACAACCCCGGACAAGGACAATGACAGGTATCCCTCGGGAAACTGCGGCGCCTACTACAGCTCTGGCTGGTGGTTTGATGCCTGCTTGTCAGCCAATCTCAACGGCAAGTACTACCACAAGAAATACAAAGGTGTTCGCAATGGCATTTTCTGGGGCACGTGGCATGGTATTTCTGATGATACTCCCACTGGATACAGGCAATCCTTTAAATCAGTAAAGATCATGATCAGACCCAAAAGTTTTGTGCAGTAA